Proteins encoded in a region of the Oscillospiraceae bacterium MB24-C1 genome:
- a CDS encoding RluA family pseudouridine synthase produces MAIQIQVTVEHEGARLDAFVSAVSDPPLSRNAVQQLCERGLVLCNGAAAGKSLRVKIGDKVEYSEPEPVKLDAFPENIAINIVYEDDHLLVVDKPQGMVVHPAAGNLSGTLVNAVLYHCAGRLSSINGVIRPGIVHRIDKDTSGLLVIAKDNVTHEGLSAQFAEHSIDRFYFAVVHGRVKEELGRIDKPIGRHPVDRKKMCVTEKNSRNAATNYEVLECFSQFSLVRCKLETGRTHQIRVHMASIGHPVAGDPIYGPAKRVPLPGQCLHAAVLGFIHPITGAHLVFESPLPQYFSDFIEKLRRSSN; encoded by the coding sequence ATGGCGATACAGATTCAAGTAACGGTTGAGCATGAGGGCGCCCGTCTGGACGCCTTTGTCAGCGCTGTTTCTGACCCACCACTAAGCCGCAACGCTGTTCAGCAACTTTGTGAGCGAGGTCTGGTGCTGTGTAACGGTGCTGCAGCGGGTAAAAGTCTTAGAGTTAAAATCGGGGACAAGGTTGAATACAGCGAACCGGAACCTGTAAAGCTAGATGCCTTTCCGGAGAACATTGCAATTAATATTGTTTATGAGGATGATCATTTGCTGGTCGTGGATAAGCCGCAGGGAATGGTGGTGCATCCGGCGGCGGGCAATTTGAGCGGTACGCTGGTCAACGCGGTGCTATATCATTGCGCAGGCAGGCTTTCTTCGATCAATGGCGTAATCCGCCCGGGGATTGTCCATCGAATAGATAAAGATACCAGTGGGCTACTGGTTATCGCAAAGGATAATGTCACGCACGAGGGGTTATCCGCCCAATTTGCCGAACACAGCATCGACCGCTTTTATTTTGCCGTGGTACATGGACGCGTCAAGGAAGAGCTCGGGAGAATTGATAAGCCGATTGGAAGGCACCCGGTTGACCGTAAAAAAATGTGTGTCACCGAAAAAAATTCTCGCAATGCTGCCACGAACTATGAGGTGCTGGAGTGCTTTTCACAGTTTTCACTGGTGCGGTGCAAGCTTGAAACTGGGCGGACACATCAGATCAGGGTGCATATGGCGTCTATCGGGCATCCCGTCGCGGGCGATCCCATTTATGGGCCTGCAAAGCGTGTACCTTTGCCAGGCCAATGCCTGCATGCTGCCGTACTGGGATTTATTCATCCAATAACCGGAGCGCACCTGGTATTTGAATCACCATTACCCCAATATTTTAGCGATTTTATAGAAAAACTCAGAAGGAGCTCTAACTGA
- the lspA gene encoding signal peptidase II: MSATICFILVAVLVICDQLIKLWALNSLAPIGTMMVIPGVLSFTYVENPGAAFGIFTGRRTLLIILVATILCVAAWLLLSGKIKGRLEKLSTLLIISGGLGNLIDRIRYGFVVDYIDINALFSYPMFNLADCCVVVGACLMLITAFRSEQKTQQQQHADEEKGNNGDTDSSNG; encoded by the coding sequence ATGTCTGCAACAATATGTTTTATATTGGTGGCTGTGCTGGTTATATGCGATCAGCTCATTAAGCTTTGGGCGCTGAACAGTCTTGCCCCCATCGGCACCATGATGGTGATTCCCGGTGTTTTAAGTTTTACTTACGTCGAAAATCCCGGTGCTGCCTTTGGCATTTTCACTGGCCGACGAACGCTACTGATTATTTTAGTAGCGACTATTCTCTGTGTCGCAGCCTGGCTGCTGCTCAGCGGAAAAATCAAGGGCAGGTTGGAGAAGTTATCTACTCTGCTGATTATTTCGGGTGGCTTAGGTAATTTGATTGATCGCATTCGGTACGGATTTGTAGTGGACTACATCGACATCAACGCGCTTTTCAGTTACCCGATGTTCAATCTGGCCGATTGCTGCGTTGTGGTTGGCGCTTGTTTGATGCTTATTACGGCATTTCGTTCAGAACAAAAAACACAACAACAACAACACGCGGATGAGGAAAAGGGGAACAATGGCGATACAGATTCAAGTAACGGTTGA
- the ileS gene encoding isoleucine--tRNA ligase, with amino-acid sequence MANDYNSTMNLPKTDFSMRASLPQKEPEMIKEWDANDLYYKMIEHNQGKPSFIFHDGPPYANASIHLGTALNKTLKDIIVRSKNMLGYCAPYIPGWDTHGLPIELKALAELGIEKPITPVELRQTCRAFAKKHVEIQKGQFKRLGTLADYNHPYITLDNAFEAKQIEVFGAMAKKGYIYKGLKPVHWCPDCQTALAEAEIEYAEDPCTTVYVKFQVTDDKGGLFTKLGADLSKTYVVIWTTTIWTLPANLALCVGPRYEYALVKANDEFYVIAEELLPQVMKAADISDYTVLGSFSGADLELCVCKHPFIDRDSLVIVGDHVTLESGTGIVHTAPGHGLEDFEVCKHYPQIPILVPVDNKGRMTKDAGQFAGLTTEEANKAIYAHIKESGSLFAGEHVIHQYPHCWRCKQPILFRATEQWFCSVDQFKDQAVEALRQVHWIPGWGEDRMAGMVQDRSDWCISRQRTWGVPIPIFFCKDCGKEYVTDESIAAVSELFRTEGSDAWYTKDAADILPKGTTCPHCGGKEFTKETDIMDVWFDSGVTHAAVLDTREGQSWPADLYLEGADQYRGWFQSSLLTAVAWRNTAPYREVCTHGWVVDGEGKKMSKSLGNGMVPEDITDQYGADILRLWVASSDYHSDIRVSKEILKQLSEVYRKIRNTARYILGNLYDFDPNKDMVSDDKLFDIDRWALTTLSDLAKKVRESYGTYEFYTIYHAIHNFCTVDMSNFYLDVLKDRLYVEAADSDARRAAQTAIYRILRGLTLMLAPIIPFTAEEIWRYLPKQAGDKSESVMFHEMPDGTADKASEAFMAKWDRIHEIRDSANKVLEVARAQKKIGKSLEAKVILHAKGELYDFVSSVKELLPMVLIVSQVEVVNAPGGESSDIDGLGIEVLSADGVKCERCWSFSDTVGKDHDHSTLCARCAAIVK; translated from the coding sequence ATGGCTAATGACTACAACAGCACGATGAATCTGCCTAAAACAGACTTCTCAATGCGTGCCTCGCTTCCTCAAAAGGAACCGGAAATGATCAAGGAATGGGACGCAAATGATCTTTATTACAAGATGATTGAGCACAATCAAGGCAAGCCTTCTTTTATTTTTCATGACGGCCCGCCCTATGCTAATGCATCCATTCATCTTGGAACTGCACTGAATAAGACGTTAAAGGATATTATCGTCCGTTCTAAAAATATGTTGGGTTACTGTGCACCATACATCCCGGGCTGGGATACCCATGGCCTGCCCATTGAGCTGAAAGCATTGGCCGAGCTTGGCATTGAAAAGCCCATCACCCCGGTTGAGCTGCGCCAGACCTGCCGTGCGTTTGCTAAAAAGCATGTTGAGATTCAAAAGGGCCAGTTTAAGCGCCTTGGTACATTAGCCGATTACAACCATCCTTATATTACGCTAGACAATGCCTTTGAAGCCAAGCAGATCGAGGTTTTTGGCGCAATGGCCAAAAAAGGTTATATTTATAAAGGCTTAAAGCCGGTTCATTGGTGCCCAGATTGCCAGACCGCGCTGGCCGAGGCCGAGATTGAATATGCCGAGGATCCCTGCACGACCGTTTATGTGAAATTTCAGGTCACCGACGACAAGGGTGGCCTGTTTACCAAACTCGGTGCCGATCTTTCCAAAACCTATGTGGTTATCTGGACAACCACCATCTGGACATTGCCCGCAAACCTGGCGCTTTGCGTCGGCCCGCGGTATGAGTATGCGCTGGTTAAGGCTAACGACGAATTCTATGTCATTGCCGAAGAGCTACTGCCCCAGGTTATGAAGGCAGCCGACATCTCAGATTACACCGTGCTGGGCAGTTTTTCCGGTGCGGACTTGGAGCTTTGCGTCTGCAAGCACCCCTTTATTGATCGCGATTCACTGGTCATCGTTGGCGACCATGTCACGCTTGAAAGTGGCACCGGCATTGTCCACACTGCACCGGGCCACGGCCTCGAGGACTTTGAGGTCTGTAAGCATTATCCGCAGATTCCGATTCTTGTCCCGGTGGACAACAAGGGTCGCATGACCAAGGATGCCGGTCAGTTTGCCGGCTTGACCACCGAAGAAGCCAACAAGGCAATTTATGCGCACATCAAGGAGAGCGGTTCGTTGTTTGCCGGCGAACACGTCATCCATCAATACCCGCACTGCTGGCGCTGCAAGCAGCCCATTCTCTTCCGTGCTACCGAACAGTGGTTCTGCTCGGTCGATCAGTTTAAGGATCAGGCGGTCGAGGCTCTCAGACAAGTTCATTGGATTCCCGGCTGGGGCGAGGACCGTATGGCAGGCATGGTACAGGACCGCAGCGACTGGTGCATTTCGCGTCAGCGTACTTGGGGTGTGCCGATTCCAATTTTCTTCTGTAAAGATTGCGGCAAAGAATATGTCACTGATGAGAGTATTGCAGCCGTATCTGAGCTGTTCAGAACCGAGGGTTCCGACGCATGGTATACCAAGGATGCTGCTGACATTCTACCCAAGGGTACGACCTGCCCACATTGCGGTGGCAAGGAATTCACTAAAGAAACCGACATCATGGATGTTTGGTTTGATTCCGGCGTAACGCATGCTGCGGTACTTGACACCCGCGAGGGGCAAAGCTGGCCCGCCGACCTGTATCTGGAAGGTGCCGACCAGTACCGTGGCTGGTTCCAGTCATCGCTACTGACGGCTGTGGCTTGGCGCAACACTGCGCCTTACCGCGAGGTTTGTACCCACGGCTGGGTTGTAGACGGCGAAGGCAAAAAGATGTCAAAGTCTTTGGGCAATGGCATGGTACCCGAGGATATTACCGATCAGTACGGTGCTGATATCCTGCGTTTATGGGTTGCATCCTCCGACTATCATTCCGATATTCGTGTCTCCAAGGAGATTTTAAAGCAACTCTCTGAGGTTTACCGCAAGATCCGCAACACCGCGCGCTATATTCTGGGCAACCTCTACGACTTTGACCCGAACAAGGATATGGTTTCAGACGACAAGCTGTTTGATATCGACCGCTGGGCACTGACAACGCTCTCGGACCTCGCGAAAAAGGTACGCGAATCTTACGGCACCTATGAGTTCTATACTATTTATCACGCGATTCACAATTTCTGTACAGTTGATATGTCTAATTTCTATCTGGACGTGCTCAAAGACCGCTTGTATGTTGAAGCAGCTGATTCTGACGCGCGTCGTGCAGCTCAGACGGCCATTTATCGCATTCTGCGCGGCCTGACGCTTATGTTGGCACCGATCATCCCATTTACCGCTGAGGAAATCTGGCGTTATCTGCCTAAGCAGGCGGGCGACAAATCTGAATCGGTTATGTTCCATGAGATGCCCGACGGAACCGCAGACAAGGCTTCCGAGGCGTTTATGGCGAAGTGGGATCGCATCCATGAGATTCGCGACAGTGCCAACAAAGTGCTGGAAGTGGCGCGCGCTCAGAAGAAGATCGGAAAATCCTTGGAGGCCAAGGTCATTCTCCACGCCAAAGGCGAGCTTTATGACTTTGTTTCTTCGGTCAAGGAACTGTTGCCGATGGTGCTAATCGTTTCGCAAGTGGAGGTCGTTAATGCCCCGGGCGGAGAATCTTCCGATATCGACGGACTCGGCATCGAGGTGCTTAGCGCGGATGGCGTGAAATGCGAACGCTGCTGGTCCTTCTCCGATACGGTTGGTAAAGACCATGATCATTCCACGCTTTGCGCACGTTGCGCTGCTATCGTCAAATAA
- a CDS encoding DivIVA domain-containing protein yields MLTPKEIAEKTFDKTFGFGYRMDDVNAFLEEAAKSMSELLEINSDLEKKLEVLADKLTEYREDEESLRTAILGSQKLGDSVIRESKTKAEIILRDATIKAEAMTNHAKRQIEREQDNLLRTQREVASFKNRLLDMYKRHLELISALPGQEEEEETETPAVSDDIQAGTETTPPQSESYSGYEKPAPQAEPEITDPTAADIDAEEEDEELAGFGVALEEEETETDAYDNDPTSSYTAPDNSKFGDMRFGEAFKIKRNSNQPKFKK; encoded by the coding sequence ATGCTCACGCCAAAAGAAATTGCTGAAAAAACTTTTGACAAAACTTTCGGATTCGGTTACAGAATGGACGATGTCAATGCCTTTTTAGAAGAGGCGGCAAAGTCGATGTCCGAGCTGCTTGAAATAAATTCAGACTTAGAGAAAAAGCTGGAGGTTTTGGCCGACAAGCTCACCGAATACCGCGAGGATGAAGAAAGCTTGCGTACAGCGATACTCGGTTCACAAAAACTTGGTGACAGCGTCATTCGCGAGTCTAAAACCAAAGCAGAAATTATATTGCGCGATGCCACCATCAAAGCTGAGGCGATGACCAACCACGCCAAGCGGCAGATAGAGCGTGAGCAGGACAATTTGCTGCGAACCCAGCGCGAGGTGGCCAGCTTTAAAAACCGTCTGCTTGATATGTATAAGCGGCACCTTGAATTAATCAGCGCACTGCCGGGGCAGGAGGAAGAGGAAGAGACTGAGACTCCTGCGGTTTCTGACGACATTCAGGCTGGTACTGAAACAACACCCCCACAGTCTGAGTCTTATAGCGGCTATGAAAAGCCGGCACCCCAAGCAGAACCCGAGATCACTGATCCGACGGCGGCTGATATAGACGCTGAGGAAGAAGATGAGGAGCTCGCCGGTTTTGGTGTGGCGCTCGAGGAAGAAGAAACCGAGACCGACGCGTATGATAATGACCCCACTTCATCTTATACGGCGCCTGACAATTCCAAATTTGGCGATATGAGATTTGGAGAGGCCTTTAAAATAAAACGTAACAGCAATCAGCCCAAGTTCAAAAAATAG
- a CDS encoding YlmH/Sll1252 family protein, producing MKRRFDSIIEESDRILLSRLTDLCDLADKRGKPCFSAFLNEHEQALTEQYGLLNASEVRCFFQGGFEDAQRRVFCAVAPDYADCISLDETDYPFTALTILFPKGYTVSHRDVLGSLMALRIKREAVGDILVGDCLAVVFLLNAAAELALSELEKIGNIGVECRVGKPQVLPPAFKTETCTGIVSAMRLDAVVAVLTGTSRADSVRLITQGCVQNNAQTQSSVSKEIKEGDKLSIRGFGKFVISAIGSPTKKGRLHITYLKYV from the coding sequence ATGAAGCGCCGTTTTGACTCGATCATCGAGGAATCCGACCGCATACTGCTTTCGCGGTTGACCGATTTGTGTGATTTGGCCGATAAGCGGGGCAAGCCTTGCTTTTCAGCTTTTCTCAATGAGCATGAGCAGGCGCTGACCGAACAATATGGGCTTTTAAATGCCAGTGAAGTGCGCTGCTTTTTTCAGGGTGGCTTTGAAGACGCGCAACGGCGCGTGTTTTGTGCGGTTGCACCTGACTATGCCGATTGCATTTCTCTTGACGAAACCGATTATCCTTTTACAGCTTTGACCATCCTATTTCCAAAGGGCTACACTGTTTCACATCGGGACGTGCTAGGGTCGTTGATGGCTTTAAGGATTAAACGTGAGGCAGTCGGCGACATTTTGGTCGGAGACTGCCTCGCCGTTGTGTTTTTGTTGAATGCCGCGGCTGAATTGGCCCTGTCCGAACTTGAAAAGATTGGCAACATCGGGGTGGAATGTAGGGTGGGTAAACCGCAAGTGTTGCCACCTGCCTTCAAAACCGAAACATGCACCGGCATTGTCAGTGCCATGCGGCTTGACGCCGTCGTTGCGGTGCTCACCGGCACCAGCAGAGCTGACAGTGTCCGCTTGATTACGCAGGGCTGTGTCCAGAATAATGCGCAGACGCAGTCTTCCGTCTCCAAAGAGATCAAAGAGGGCGACAAGCTTTCTATACGTGGCTTTGGAAAATTTGTGATCTCAGCTATTGGTAGTCCCACTAAAAAAGGGAGACTTCATATCACGTACCTGAAATATGTTTAA
- a CDS encoding cell division protein SepF: MGMMDKFRSFMGMPDDDDYDDDYDYGKESETDYAAHKRAAKEDPIADNPYAGETEMMKRSNKVVNIAATTQLSVVLVKPERFDDASSIADHLNDKRTVVLNLESTNKDVSRRLVDFLSGVAYANQGQIKRVANSTFIITPYNVDFVGDLLDELESNGVYF; this comes from the coding sequence ATGGGTATGATGGATAAATTCCGCAGTTTTATGGGAATGCCCGATGATGACGACTATGATGATGACTATGATTATGGAAAAGAGAGCGAGACCGATTATGCCGCTCATAAACGTGCAGCAAAGGAGGATCCTATTGCTGACAACCCCTACGCGGGTGAAACTGAAATGATGAAACGTTCAAACAAGGTAGTTAATATTGCGGCTACCACCCAGCTTTCAGTGGTGTTGGTCAAGCCCGAGCGCTTTGACGACGCATCTTCTATTGCCGACCACCTAAATGACAAGCGTACTGTCGTGCTCAATCTCGAGTCGACCAACAAAGATGTGTCGCGCCGTCTTGTCGACTTTTTAAGCGGCGTGGCTTATGCCAATCAGGGGCAGATCAAGCGCGTGGCAAACAGCACCTTTATCATAACGCCCTATAACGTAGATTTTGTGGGCGATTTGCTGGACGAGCTTGAAAGCAACGGTGTATATTTCTAA
- a CDS encoding YggS family pyridoxal phosphate-dependent enzyme encodes MMEKSSDIRENAKILMERIALAAQAAHRNPSDIRLMAVTKTNSAQRVNEAIAAGITLLGENRAQELLKKYDDYEKANCEIHFIGHLQTNKVKAIIDKVSLIQSVDRLSLAEKIDRCAKEAERVMSVLVEVNIGGEATKSGVAPQMLPDLLAQMAGFSNIKVKGLMCIPPKVTDDLTKEQYFAQMYRHFIDIRAKKMDNVCMDILSMGMSYDFPLAIKHGSNIVRIGRELFGERL; translated from the coding sequence ATGATGGAAAAATCGTCTGACATAAGAGAAAATGCCAAGATTTTAATGGAGCGGATTGCACTGGCTGCACAAGCTGCACACCGCAATCCTTCGGACATTCGACTGATGGCAGTCACAAAGACCAACAGCGCGCAGCGGGTGAACGAGGCTATTGCCGCGGGGATCACGCTACTGGGTGAAAACCGTGCGCAGGAGCTTTTAAAAAAATATGACGATTATGAAAAAGCGAATTGCGAAATCCATTTTATTGGTCATTTACAGACCAATAAGGTCAAGGCGATAATTGACAAGGTTTCGCTAATTCAATCGGTTGATAGATTGTCCTTGGCCGAGAAAATTGACCGCTGTGCTAAAGAAGCCGAACGCGTAATGTCAGTACTCGTTGAGGTGAACATTGGGGGCGAGGCGACAAAGTCGGGTGTAGCGCCTCAAATGCTTCCTGATTTGTTGGCTCAAATGGCCGGTTTCTCCAATATTAAAGTCAAAGGATTGATGTGCATTCCGCCAAAAGTGACGGATGATCTGACAAAAGAGCAATATTTTGCGCAGATGTATCGCCATTTTATTGACATTAGGGCCAAAAAAATGGATAATGTCTGTATGGATATTCTATCTATGGGAATGTCATATGATTTTCCGCTTGCAATCAAGCATGGAAGCAATATTGTCCGAATAGGCCGGGAGCTGTTCGGAGAAAGACTGTGA
- a CDS encoding HlyD family efflux transporter periplasmic adaptor subunit, with the protein MNSRLTGMLLSTVMILFVASYSIYTGVRYFYSPYQTETVFSYTVSDYYRAKAVVIRNEQLLSQQLDATGVLSYVKPDGAVVIPGSVIAKVYTDASQLRSQLQMDHLDSEIALLSEAQQTSARLLGADMLSGQVNDTVGNIVDATIRRDIADIYDARNRLQLLLGKYRISTGRDENYTERIAYLQQEKKRLMSEFSQPIKSVAIDADGYFCSTADGYETLLTTNFEALSIDDYRRAINGTMRPERTNTIGKVQQGHDWYLALVAEKNDVKRFVVGTMINLDFNIQGCNDIPASVYRVIPDESGDAVVILKTNYINTMLINLRRTDVDVNFNSYTGLRISKQALRYEGQTEGVYVKNGNLITFKPIERIYTSENFVLCTTPSSNEEDTGYEPINQFDEVVVKGTDIYDGKIV; encoded by the coding sequence ATGAACAGTCGACTGACCGGCATGCTACTTTCGACCGTGATGATACTGTTTGTCGCTTCTTACAGCATTTACACCGGCGTTCGTTATTTTTATTCGCCCTACCAGACGGAAACGGTTTTCAGCTATACCGTTTCGGATTATTACCGGGCCAAGGCTGTGGTCATACGCAACGAGCAGCTGCTTTCGCAGCAGTTGGATGCAACCGGTGTACTCAGTTATGTTAAGCCCGACGGCGCTGTGGTTATTCCTGGCTCGGTGATTGCCAAGGTCTATACCGATGCATCTCAGCTGCGCAGTCAGTTACAGATGGATCATCTGGATAGCGAAATTGCTCTGCTTAGCGAAGCGCAGCAAACCTCCGCCCGTCTTTTAGGTGCAGATATGCTAAGTGGGCAGGTCAACGACACGGTGGGTAATATTGTCGACGCCACTATCAGACGCGACATTGCGGATATTTATGATGCCCGCAACCGACTGCAGCTGCTTCTGGGTAAATATCGTATTTCCACTGGGCGGGACGAGAATTATACCGAACGAATTGCCTATTTACAACAGGAAAAAAAACGTCTGATGTCCGAGTTTTCGCAGCCTATTAAAAGCGTTGCTATCGACGCCGATGGCTATTTTTGTTCGACGGCCGACGGGTACGAAACGCTCTTGACCACCAACTTTGAGGCACTTTCCATCGACGACTATAGGCGCGCGATCAACGGCACAATGAGGCCGGAGCGCACCAACACTATCGGCAAAGTGCAGCAGGGGCACGACTGGTATCTCGCGCTTGTGGCTGAAAAGAATGATGTTAAACGTTTTGTTGTGGGCACCATGATTAACTTAGATTTTAACATTCAGGGCTGCAATGATATTCCCGCTTCGGTTTACCGTGTGATTCCTGATGAAAGCGGAGATGCCGTCGTCATTCTCAAAACGAATTATATCAACACCATGCTTATCAATTTGCGGCGGACGGATGTTGATGTCAACTTTAACTCCTACACTGGTTTACGAATCAGTAAACAGGCGTTGCGCTATGAGGGGCAGACCGAGGGTGTCTATGTCAAAAACGGCAATCTCATTACTTTTAAACCTATAGAACGTATTTACACTAGCGAAAATTTTGTGTTGTGCACCACACCTTCGTCAAACGAAGAGGATACCGGCTATGAACCGATAAATCAATTCGATGAAGTGGTTGTAAAGGGGACGGATATCTATGATGGAAAAATCGTCTGA
- the miaA gene encoding tRNA (adenosine(37)-N6)-dimethylallyltransferase MiaA, with translation MAELDNVLNKIPIVAVVGPTASGKTKLGVDIALKFNGEVVSADSMQIYQGMAIATAKPTLAEMRGVPHHLIDFLPPEQGYSVARYVEDAQASITDITSRGKLPVLVGGTGLYVDALLGGIRFAKEPGTPEIRAQLYDQAAQLGNEAMHAMLTQIDPQYAAGLHPNNLGRVLRAIELYRATGKTMSEQQKNSREKPSDYAPIMLGLNFSDRAQLYERINGRVDTMLEQGLIEEVQAFYKAHSPKTAAQAIGCKEFLGYLSGEKTLEQCTEDLKRETRRYAKRQLTWFKRNTQISWLNHDEFDSYQALLDHACRIVLDGPSRR, from the coding sequence TTGGCAGAATTGGATAACGTATTAAATAAAATTCCTATAGTCGCGGTGGTGGGCCCGACGGCTTCTGGCAAGACCAAGCTAGGTGTCGATATTGCGTTAAAATTTAATGGTGAGGTTGTCTCTGCTGATTCGATGCAAATTTATCAGGGGATGGCGATTGCCACCGCCAAGCCGACCTTGGCGGAAATGCGGGGCGTGCCGCACCACCTGATCGACTTTTTGCCACCTGAACAGGGCTATAGCGTTGCCCGATATGTCGAGGATGCCCAAGCATCCATTACGGATATTACATCGCGTGGCAAGTTGCCGGTGCTGGTTGGCGGAACAGGACTTTACGTCGACGCCCTTTTGGGGGGCATTCGGTTTGCGAAAGAACCGGGCACACCCGAGATTCGTGCACAACTTTACGATCAGGCGGCACAGCTCGGCAACGAAGCGATGCACGCCATGCTCACACAAATTGACCCGCAATATGCCGCGGGCCTGCATCCAAATAATCTAGGACGGGTGCTGCGGGCGATAGAGCTCTACCGTGCCACCGGCAAAACGATGAGCGAACAGCAAAAAAATTCGCGCGAAAAGCCTTCGGATTATGCCCCCATTATGTTGGGTTTAAATTTTTCCGACCGTGCGCAGCTTTATGAGCGTATCAACGGCCGTGTAGATACGATGCTCGAACAAGGTCTCATCGAAGAGGTGCAGGCGTTTTATAAAGCGCACAGCCCCAAAACGGCGGCGCAGGCGATCGGCTGCAAAGAGTTTTTAGGTTATCTAAGCGGTGAAAAAACACTGGAGCAATGCACGGAAGACCTCAAGCGCGAGACCCGGCGCTATGCTAAGCGTCAGTTGACATGGTTTAAACGCAACACACAGATATCTTGGCTGAATCACGATGAATTTGACAGTTATCAGGCGTTGCTAGACCATGCCTGTCGCATCGTTTTAGATGGACCTTCTCGCCGATAA